In a single window of the Planctomycetia bacterium genome:
- a CDS encoding Rieske (2Fe-2S) protein, whose protein sequence is MSDLSNQHCPIDRGNEAPSRRGFVSTALMIGGVAAGYGLGLWNFLQYLVPLRRHTPKREMFVGTLADLKVGASITVKDLRGEEIALARVADDRQNPAAGFKALSSTCPHLGCRVHWDANRGEFLCPCHNGVFDKNGIAVSGPPAKEKKNLSSFEVRVNKENGWVSIMVSGEGRYGA, encoded by the coding sequence ATGTCTGATCTTTCAAATCAACATTGCCCCATCGATCGCGGAAATGAAGCGCCCTCGCGGCGCGGTTTTGTCTCGACGGCCCTCATGATCGGCGGCGTCGCGGCCGGCTACGGACTGGGGCTGTGGAACTTTCTGCAGTACCTCGTCCCCCTTCGTCGGCACACGCCCAAGCGCGAGATGTTCGTCGGAACGCTGGCCGATCTCAAAGTCGGCGCCAGCATCACCGTCAAGGATCTTCGCGGAGAGGAGATCGCCCTCGCACGGGTCGCCGATGATCGCCAGAACCCCGCCGCCGGTTTCAAGGCCCTCTCCAGCACCTGTCCGCACCTCGGTTGCCGCGTGCATTGGGACGCCAACAGGGGCGAGTTCCTCTGTCCCTGTCACAACGGCGTCTTCGACAAGAACGGCATCGCCGTTTCCGGCCCGCCCGCCAAGGAAAAGAAGAATCTTTCCAGCTTCGAAGTACGCGTCAACAAGGAAAACGGCTGGGTGTCGATCATGGTCTCCGGCGAGGGCCGCTATGGCGCATAA
- a CDS encoding ATP-binding protein: MRQFKEIQIANDLHAAKAPEEAILREVAACGYCENAAFAIKLALEEAMTNAFRHGNKCDPDKKIRIRYLVTKDRVEIEISDDGEGFCPDEVPDPTQPGFIDRPHGRGIMLMRAYLDDVQFSVTGNCVRLVKLNKQ, from the coding sequence TTGAGGCAGTTCAAGGAAATTCAGATCGCGAACGACCTTCACGCGGCCAAGGCGCCGGAAGAAGCCATCCTTCGGGAGGTGGCGGCCTGCGGGTACTGCGAGAACGCGGCGTTTGCGATCAAACTGGCACTTGAGGAAGCGATGACGAACGCGTTTCGTCATGGCAATAAGTGCGACCCCGACAAGAAAATTCGTATTCGATACCTGGTGACGAAGGATCGGGTCGAGATCGAGATTTCCGACGACGGGGAGGGTTTCTGTCCGGACGAAGTCCCTGATCCGACGCAACCGGGATTCATCGACCGGCCTCACGGTCGCGGGATCATGCTGATGCGGGCATATCTGGACGACGTGCAGTTCAGCGTGACGGGGAACTGCGTCCGACTGGTGAAACTGAACAAGCAATGA
- a CDS encoding molybdopterin-dependent oxidoreductase, protein MQQPDRRDFLTILGTTAAGAYGITAFSCDQKRDAGRIAASQPGSISPSDLNWGKAPCRYCGTGCGVEVGVHDGKVMAVRGDVASPVNRGLLCVKGYHLPGMLYGHDRLQYPMRRGSDGKLSRISWDEALDLIATKFKEALDATGPDSIGVYGSGQWTIFDGYAALKWVKGGMKSNNLEPNARLCMSSAVMGFVTQFQSDEPMGCYDDFEYGDDFILWGHNAAEMHPVLFSRMLERKRQSPGARIIDLATRRTPTSDYADMYVEFIPGSDLALANGILHLLCKKNKINTAFIKENVVFMRGEEDVDKIGYGCFGDQAEHYTFADTPRDATFDDLLAFLDDYTPEAVSKISGVPVAQIETLADIYGDQTRGTVSLWCMGVNQHYRGTWMNNLITDLHLITGKISKPGSNPFSITGQPAACGTVREVGTLNNRLPADMVVTNPEHRAKAEKIWGLPEGALNPKPGYHAVDMFRALTRGDLKALWIQTTNPWVTLPNLHRFKRTPGDGRFIVVSDIYPTPTTDVADLILPAAAWVEREGCFGNSERRTQQWDKLIDPPGEAKEDAWQIIQVAKRMGMGHLFPWPEDDWHKPMFEEYRSFGLGIGKDLASYDQLRSTRGLKWPVVDGKETDYRYAAGHDPYVKKAKGVHFYKAHDYGERAAIWLRPYHPPPEIPDKEFPFWLCTGRVLEQWHSGSMTRRVKQLHQAMPSAYVELNRADAMELGVKTRDWVKLVSRRGELKLRVAIDGRGKPPRGTVFVPFFDEGKLINWLTLDTMCNISKQPDYKKCAVRVERT, encoded by the coding sequence ATGCAGCAACCGGACCGACGAGACTTCCTGACGATCCTCGGCACGACCGCCGCCGGGGCCTACGGCATCACCGCGTTCTCCTGCGACCAGAAGCGCGATGCGGGTCGGATCGCCGCCTCACAACCCGGCAGCATCTCTCCCTCCGACCTGAATTGGGGCAAGGCCCCGTGCCGATACTGCGGCACCGGCTGTGGCGTCGAAGTCGGCGTGCACGACGGCAAGGTCATGGCCGTTCGCGGCGACGTCGCCAGCCCCGTGAACAGGGGCCTCCTCTGCGTCAAAGGCTATCACCTCCCAGGCATGCTCTACGGCCACGATCGACTCCAGTATCCCATGCGCCGCGGCTCCGACGGCAAGCTCAGCCGCATCTCCTGGGACGAAGCCCTCGACCTCATCGCCACAAAGTTCAAAGAGGCCCTGGATGCAACCGGTCCCGACTCCATCGGCGTCTACGGCTCCGGCCAGTGGACGATCTTCGACGGCTATGCGGCCTTGAAGTGGGTCAAGGGCGGCATGAAGAGCAACAACCTCGAGCCGAATGCACGGCTGTGCATGTCCAGTGCCGTCATGGGCTTCGTCACCCAGTTCCAAAGCGACGAGCCGATGGGCTGCTACGACGACTTTGAGTACGGCGACGACTTCATCCTCTGGGGCCATAACGCCGCCGAGATGCATCCCGTCCTCTTTTCTCGAATGCTCGAACGCAAGCGTCAAAGCCCCGGCGCGCGCATCATCGACCTCGCCACGCGCCGTACGCCGACCAGCGACTACGCCGACATGTACGTCGAGTTCATTCCCGGCAGCGATCTGGCCCTGGCCAACGGCATCCTCCACCTCCTCTGCAAGAAGAACAAAATAAACACCGCCTTCATCAAGGAGAACGTCGTCTTCATGCGCGGCGAGGAAGACGTCGACAAGATCGGCTACGGCTGCTTCGGCGATCAGGCCGAGCACTACACCTTCGCCGACACCCCGCGCGACGCCACCTTCGACGATCTGCTGGCCTTCCTCGACGACTACACCCCCGAGGCCGTCAGCAAGATCAGCGGCGTCCCCGTCGCGCAAATTGAGACGCTCGCCGACATCTACGGCGATCAGACCCGCGGCACCGTCAGCCTCTGGTGCATGGGCGTCAACCAGCACTATCGCGGCACCTGGATGAACAACCTCATCACCGATCTCCACCTGATCACCGGAAAGATCAGCAAGCCCGGCAGCAATCCCTTCTCCATCACCGGCCAGCCCGCCGCCTGCGGCACCGTCCGCGAAGTCGGCACCCTTAACAACCGACTGCCCGCCGACATGGTCGTCACCAACCCGGAGCATCGCGCCAAGGCCGAGAAGATCTGGGGTCTGCCCGAGGGCGCCCTCAACCCCAAGCCCGGCTATCACGCCGTCGACATGTTCCGCGCCCTCACCCGCGGCGACCTCAAAGCCCTGTGGATACAAACGACCAATCCCTGGGTGACCCTGCCGAATCTCCATCGCTTCAAGCGAACCCCCGGCGACGGCCGCTTCATCGTCGTCAGCGACATCTATCCCACGCCCACGACCGACGTCGCAGATCTCATCCTTCCCGCGGCCGCATGGGTCGAGCGCGAAGGATGCTTCGGCAACTCCGAACGCCGCACCCAGCAATGGGACAAGCTGATCGATCCGCCCGGCGAGGCAAAGGAAGACGCATGGCAGATCATCCAGGTCGCCAAACGCATGGGCATGGGCCATCTCTTCCCGTGGCCCGAGGATGACTGGCATAAGCCGATGTTCGAGGAGTATCGCAGCTTCGGCCTCGGCATCGGAAAGGACCTCGCCAGTTACGACCAGCTTCGATCGACGCGCGGCCTGAAGTGGCCCGTCGTCGACGGCAAGGAAACGGACTATCGCTACGCCGCCGGCCACGACCCCTATGTCAAGAAGGCCAAAGGCGTCCATTTCTACAAAGCCCACGATTACGGCGAAAGAGCCGCAATCTGGCTCCGTCCGTACCATCCGCCGCCCGAAATACCCGACAAGGAGTTTCCATTCTGGCTCTGTACCGGTCGCGTGCTGGAGCAGTGGCACTCCGGTTCAATGACCCGGCGCGTCAAGCAGCTTCATCAGGCCATGCCCAGCGCCTACGTCGAGTTGAACCGCGCCGACGCCATGGAGTTGGGCGTCAAGACCCGCGACTGGGTCAAGCTCGTCAGCCGCCGCGGCGAACTCAAGCTCCGCGTGGCCATCGACGGCCGCGGCAAGCCCCCGCGCGGCACCGTCTTCGTCCCCTTTTTCGATGAAGGCAAGCTGATCAACTGGTTGACCCTGGACACGATGTGCAACATCAGCAAGCAGCCGGACTACAAGAAATGCGCAGTGAGAGTCGAACGAACATGA
- a CDS encoding hydroxylamine oxidoreductase yields MSLNTKRIVVFILGVALCVALIMVAELETRKGLTPEEMPMSTLLTIVPESSRDCITCHTESTRGIVDHWRGSTHAAKGVGCVECHQADPADVDGFQHYGVLIATVVSPRDCSRCHPTEFNEFEHSHHAAAGNILASLDNFLAETVEGNRGFFNPHSPTPGMTEVTQVNGMASSMVGCKQCHGSKVALVSTDGGQITVDDLKPDATGKPTNLDAVAKIKKDQNGKPVLHPDSWPNTGIGRLNLDGSLGSCSACHSRHDFSPRRARQPENCGKCHLGPDHPQKEIYEESKHGVAYRDLREKMNLDSTKWVLGKDYSQAPTCATCHMSGHSRNGGKITHDPGIRISWTNRPPVSLLLDTDVNGKVVTETDPVKRQALIADTWQKKRANMQDVCSHCHTPDYISGFYKQYDDLVILYNEKFGKPGTAIMKSLQDNGLITKTQFDEKIEWTWFYLWHHEGRRARHGASMMAPDYTHWHGMFEVADRFYMHLIPEAREITAQAAETGKKDAAEAVNKVIDEILARPEHKWLEQAEPDRKLRYATGSDS; encoded by the coding sequence ATGTCGCTCAATACGAAGCGGATCGTCGTTTTTATCCTCGGTGTGGCGCTCTGCGTCGCCCTCATCATGGTTGCGGAACTGGAAACGCGCAAGGGCCTGACGCCGGAAGAAATGCCCATGTCAACCCTGCTCACCATCGTTCCTGAGTCCAGCCGCGACTGCATCACCTGTCACACCGAATCGACTCGCGGCATCGTCGATCACTGGCGCGGCAGCACCCACGCCGCAAAGGGCGTCGGCTGCGTCGAGTGTCACCAGGCTGACCCGGCGGATGTAGATGGGTTCCAGCACTACGGCGTCCTGATCGCCACGGTCGTCAGTCCGCGCGATTGCTCGCGCTGCCACCCCACGGAATTCAACGAATTCGAACACAGCCACCACGCCGCCGCCGGAAACATCCTCGCCTCGCTCGACAACTTTCTCGCCGAGACCGTCGAGGGCAACCGCGGCTTCTTCAATCCGCATTCGCCGACCCCCGGCATGACGGAAGTCACCCAGGTCAACGGAATGGCCAGTTCCATGGTCGGTTGCAAGCAGTGTCACGGCAGCAAAGTGGCCCTCGTCTCCACCGACGGCGGCCAGATCACCGTCGACGACCTCAAGCCCGACGCAACCGGCAAGCCCACCAACCTCGATGCCGTCGCCAAAATCAAGAAAGATCAAAACGGCAAGCCGGTCCTCCACCCGGATTCCTGGCCGAACACCGGAATCGGTCGCCTCAATCTCGACGGTTCCCTCGGCTCCTGCAGCGCCTGTCACAGCAGGCACGACTTCTCTCCCCGCCGCGCCCGCCAGCCGGAGAACTGCGGCAAATGCCACCTCGGCCCCGATCATCCCCAGAAGGAAATCTACGAGGAGTCCAAGCACGGCGTGGCCTACCGCGACCTGCGCGAGAAGATGAATCTCGATTCCACCAAGTGGGTACTCGGCAAGGACTATTCGCAGGCCCCGACCTGCGCCACCTGCCACATGTCGGGGCATTCGAGAAACGGGGGCAAGATCACCCACGACCCCGGCATTCGCATTTCCTGGACCAATCGGCCGCCGGTCAGCCTCCTGCTCGATACCGATGTCAACGGAAAAGTCGTGACCGAGACCGATCCCGTCAAGCGGCAGGCCTTGATCGCCGACACCTGGCAGAAAAAACGCGCGAATATGCAGGATGTCTGCTCGCACTGCCACACGCCCGACTACATCTCGGGCTTCTACAAGCAGTACGACGATCTGGTGATTCTCTACAACGAGAAATTCGGCAAGCCCGGAACCGCCATCATGAAGTCCCTTCAGGACAACGGCCTGATCACCAAGACCCAGTTCGACGAAAAGATCGAATGGACCTGGTTCTATCTCTGGCATCATGAAGGCCGTCGCGCCCGGCACGGCGCCTCCATGATGGCCCCGGACTACACCCACTGGCACGGCATGTTTGAAGTGGCCGACCGTTTCTACATGCATCTGATTCCCGAGGCACGCGAGATCACCGCTCAAGCCGCCGAGACCGGCAAGAAGGACGCCGCCGAAGCCGTCAACAAGGTGATCGACGAGATTCTCGCCCGCCCGGAGCACAAGTGGCTCGAGCAGGCCGAGCCCGACCGCAAGCTTCGTTACGCGACGGGATCGGACTCGTAG
- a CDS encoding S41 family peptidase, with amino-acid sequence MSPFSITRRRTAVFLLSVAVVATTSVAWAEPNEPRLASGDARELWLKGSDLILAGDFAAALPALERVERIEPGNREVVSAISWMKEAKSLEASRERLRSRTYDYYVGKAKEMIVEAKEAPTEKAKSDKSTKASDKSDKSAKVKAKATRPPSDEMDEAAGAGLDKEEEDVDKDSPGYKWSRALSYALGAMYNAKSEDEFREEKWLGEIVEHVLAEIESHRGKNEWSDALVLYSYLKTLYPDETKYSDGYKFCAKRAHLDFVYGPKSNWRTDLRDVTPNTIGQILDRMDEDYVTEPDFKKLCSEGLDHLTLLAEAKSISETFPTLGDDDRVSHFAARLQGLKRSRVEPRASLRAKDVTSLFSRVLAANRESGLNLPECVLVDEFVSGMLEPLDEFTSVIWPAEVEEFNKHTRGEFVGVGIQITQDIGKHIRVETPLEDSPAYRAGIKPGDMILEVDGKSTLEMTINQAVTFITGEAGSRVKLTIKDPVTEVTRDYSLVRQQIKLRTVRGHTRDDGRPTGWDFIIDPERKIGYVRVSGFMDKTVEDLEAALEQLRDDDCNGLILDLRFNPGGLLTSAVKMCELFLGEDEPIVKTKGRSRQQNMEITSKHPNRDGELPLIILVNEYSASASEIVAGALSGLKHACIVGTRSFGKGSVQNLIPIADNRAYLKLTTAHYYVYDSDLPGDPWYCLHHLDGAKEWGVEPHVVVKVIPQETSKILRLRRERDLLKGKGGESIPEEVLDRRPTSQPDDEKLPEDENPDVDPQLEVALNLMRVKLISHQPWAMPPRQVRTAARVGGKTLDKESVSR; translated from the coding sequence ATGAGTCCTTTTAGCATCACTCGACGCCGGACGGCCGTATTTCTTCTATCAGTGGCCGTGGTTGCCACAACGAGCGTGGCATGGGCCGAGCCGAACGAACCGCGATTGGCGTCCGGGGATGCTCGCGAGCTTTGGCTCAAGGGGTCTGATCTCATTCTCGCCGGGGACTTTGCCGCGGCACTGCCGGCCCTTGAGCGGGTGGAGCGGATTGAGCCCGGGAACAGAGAAGTTGTTTCGGCGATTTCATGGATGAAGGAGGCCAAGTCGCTGGAGGCGAGTCGGGAGCGGCTTCGAAGCCGCACTTACGACTACTACGTTGGTAAGGCGAAGGAAATGATCGTCGAGGCGAAGGAAGCCCCGACGGAGAAGGCCAAGTCCGACAAGTCGACGAAGGCGAGCGACAAGTCCGACAAATCGGCGAAGGTCAAGGCCAAGGCGACGCGGCCTCCGTCTGACGAGATGGATGAGGCGGCCGGCGCCGGTCTGGATAAAGAAGAAGAGGACGTCGACAAGGACAGTCCGGGCTACAAGTGGAGCCGCGCGCTGAGCTATGCCCTGGGCGCGATGTATAACGCCAAGAGCGAAGATGAGTTTCGCGAGGAGAAGTGGCTCGGCGAGATCGTCGAGCACGTGCTCGCGGAAATAGAGAGTCATCGGGGCAAGAACGAGTGGTCGGACGCCCTGGTGCTCTACAGCTATCTGAAGACGCTCTATCCCGACGAGACGAAGTATTCCGACGGTTACAAGTTCTGCGCCAAGCGCGCCCACCTTGATTTTGTCTATGGTCCGAAGTCGAACTGGCGGACCGATCTGCGGGATGTCACGCCCAACACGATCGGGCAGATCCTCGATCGCATGGACGAGGACTACGTGACGGAGCCCGACTTCAAGAAGCTCTGCTCGGAGGGTCTGGATCACCTGACTCTTCTGGCCGAGGCCAAGAGCATTTCCGAGACCTTTCCGACGCTGGGCGATGATGACCGGGTCAGCCACTTCGCGGCGCGCCTGCAGGGGTTGAAGCGCAGCCGGGTCGAGCCTCGTGCGTCGCTTCGGGCAAAGGATGTGACGTCGCTGTTCAGCCGAGTCCTGGCCGCGAACCGGGAGAGCGGGCTGAATCTGCCGGAATGCGTGCTGGTGGATGAGTTTGTGTCGGGCATGCTCGAGCCGCTGGACGAGTTCACGTCGGTGATCTGGCCGGCGGAGGTCGAAGAGTTCAACAAGCATACGCGCGGCGAGTTCGTCGGCGTGGGGATTCAGATCACGCAGGATATCGGCAAGCACATCCGGGTGGAGACGCCGCTGGAAGATTCGCCGGCCTATAGGGCGGGGATCAAGCCGGGTGACATGATCCTGGAAGTCGACGGCAAGAGCACGCTGGAGATGACGATCAACCAGGCGGTGACTTTCATCACCGGCGAGGCGGGCAGCCGGGTCAAGCTGACGATCAAGGACCCGGTGACGGAGGTGACCCGCGACTACTCGCTGGTTCGCCAGCAGATCAAGCTGAGAACGGTGCGCGGTCATACGCGCGACGACGGGCGACCGACGGGTTGGGATTTCATCATCGACCCGGAGCGCAAGATCGGCTACGTCCGCGTGAGCGGGTTCATGGACAAGACAGTTGAAGACCTTGAGGCAGCGCTGGAGCAGCTTCGGGATGACGACTGCAACGGTCTGATTCTCGACCTGCGCTTCAACCCGGGCGGCCTGCTGACGAGCGCCGTGAAGATGTGCGAACTGTTCCTCGGCGAGGACGAACCCATCGTGAAGACGAAGGGTCGCAGCCGGCAGCAGAACATGGAGATCACGTCGAAACACCCGAACCGGGACGGCGAACTTCCGCTGATCATCCTGGTGAACGAGTACAGCGCGAGCGCCAGCGAGATCGTGGCCGGAGCGCTGTCGGGCCTGAAGCATGCGTGCATCGTCGGAACGCGTTCATTCGGCAAGGGCAGCGTGCAGAACCTGATTCCGATCGCGGACAATCGGGCTTACCTGAAGCTGACGACGGCTCACTATTACGTTTATGACAGCGACCTACCGGGCGATCCGTGGTATTGCCTGCATCATCTGGACGGGGCGAAGGAATGGGGCGTTGAGCCGCACGTCGTGGTGAAGGTGATTCCGCAGGAGACGTCGAAGATTCTGCGACTTCGCCGGGAGCGCGACCTGCTCAAGGGCAAGGGCGGCGAGTCGATCCCCGAGGAAGTTCTAGATCGACGGCCGACGAGCCAGCCGGACGACGAGAAGCTGCCGGAGGATGAGAACCCGGACGTCGATCCTCAACTGGAAGTCGCGCTGAATTTGATGCGGGTGAAGTTGATCTCGCATCAGCCGTGGGCGATGCCTCCGCGGCAGGTTCGGACGGCGGCGCGGGTGGGCGGGAAGACGCTGGATAAGGAGTCGGTCAGCCGATAA
- a CDS encoding STAS domain-containing protein: MTTDESGDKSTDFTETPFSVSVNRLQDAVVVRLVGSCTMEHADRLTDQLVEIASQPKPLIVVDMAGLDFIESTGLGGLVSGYLRARKNEGEIRLVSPPPFIHHLLKLTRLTQLFQVFDNLQKAIEQP, encoded by the coding sequence ATGACGACGGACGAATCAGGCGACAAATCGACTGACTTTACGGAGACGCCGTTTTCGGTGTCGGTGAACCGGCTTCAGGACGCGGTCGTTGTGCGGCTGGTCGGGTCGTGCACCATGGAGCACGCCGATCGGCTGACCGATCAACTCGTCGAAATCGCGTCGCAGCCAAAGCCGCTGATCGTCGTGGACATGGCGGGGCTGGATTTCATTGAGTCCACGGGGCTGGGCGGGCTGGTTTCCGGCTATCTTCGGGCGCGAAAGAACGAGGGAGAAATTCGGCTGGTCTCGCCACCGCCGTTTATCCATCACCTGTTGAAACTGACGCGGCTTACGCAGTTGTTCCAAGTATTTGACAACCTGCAAAAGGCGATTGAGCAGCCCTAA
- a CDS encoding cytochrome b N-terminal domain-containing protein, with protein sequence MAHNPSTDGAVHARSAGGRLWQLLPLDWGKVQEVTNEPVPGHIKRWWFALGGTPAYLFFIQLTTGILLSFYYVPSPDHAYESVSAITSSVPFGWFIRSIHKWASNLMIITVLLHMCRVFFSCAFRHPRQLNWLVGFGLLLCTFVMGFTGYSLVYEQLSYWGITVATELTATAPLVGEALATFLKGGDHIGPNTLTRMYTLHVGILPVTMILLIGLHIAVLRIHGVSELSFDDPRARESEGVRLASTLPGVKLLALLVALAALGAISMAALNPWPVRMIAYELTSESSRIFWIVGAALLATTAVLLHRGHTYGLMLWLFIAILALGKLVFDLAVNEAANQITWIVAAVILAVSVVYGAIRHGRFIEGKGEDKPFSFFPDHIITELMIGTLLLFLLTLLSLVFPATLHEKANPLVTPEHIKPEWYFFFQFRMLKLMGLNTAVILTGALVGVIVLWPWIDAVLERLAPKKDIGVYVGIVAFVLFLILTVWEAMV encoded by the coding sequence ATGGCGCATAACCCTTCGACAGACGGCGCGGTCCACGCTCGCTCCGCCGGCGGCCGACTCTGGCAGTTGCTCCCCCTCGACTGGGGCAAGGTGCAGGAAGTCACCAATGAGCCCGTCCCCGGCCACATCAAGCGATGGTGGTTCGCCCTCGGCGGCACGCCTGCCTACCTCTTTTTCATCCAACTGACGACCGGCATCTTGCTCTCGTTCTATTACGTTCCATCGCCGGATCATGCCTACGAAAGCGTCTCGGCCATCACCAGCTCGGTCCCTTTCGGCTGGTTTATTCGCAGCATCCACAAGTGGGCGTCGAACCTGATGATCATCACCGTGCTGCTGCACATGTGCCGCGTCTTCTTCTCGTGCGCCTTTCGCCATCCCCGCCAGCTCAACTGGCTCGTCGGTTTCGGCCTGCTCCTCTGCACCTTCGTCATGGGCTTCACCGGCTACTCGCTCGTCTATGAACAGCTCTCCTATTGGGGCATTACCGTCGCCACCGAACTGACCGCTACCGCTCCCTTGGTCGGTGAGGCCCTCGCCACCTTCCTGAAGGGCGGCGATCACATCGGCCCCAACACCCTCACCCGCATGTATACGCTGCACGTCGGAATTCTCCCCGTCACGATGATCCTCCTGATCGGCCTGCACATCGCCGTCCTGAGGATTCATGGCGTCTCCGAGTTGTCCTTCGACGACCCGCGAGCCAGGGAATCCGAGGGCGTGCGCCTTGCATCGACCCTGCCCGGTGTCAAGCTGCTGGCCCTGCTCGTCGCGCTGGCCGCGCTCGGCGCGATCTCCATGGCGGCCTTGAATCCCTGGCCCGTGCGGATGATCGCCTACGAACTGACCAGCGAGAGCAGTCGCATCTTCTGGATCGTCGGGGCCGCGCTGCTCGCCACGACGGCCGTCCTGCTCCATCGCGGCCACACCTACGGCCTGATGCTGTGGCTCTTTATCGCCATCCTCGCATTGGGCAAGCTGGTCTTCGATCTCGCCGTCAATGAAGCCGCCAATCAGATCACGTGGATCGTCGCCGCGGTGATCCTCGCCGTCAGCGTCGTCTACGGAGCGATCCGGCATGGCCGCTTTATCGAGGGCAAGGGTGAAGACAAGCCGTTCAGCTTCTTCCCGGATCACATCATCACCGAGCTGATGATCGGTACGTTGCTCCTCTTTTTGCTGACCCTCTTGTCGCTTGTCTTCCCGGCCACCCTCCACGAAAAGGCCAATCCCCTCGTCACCCCCGAGCACATCAAGCCGGAGTGGTACTTCTTCTTTCAGTTCCGAATGCTCAAGCTCATGGGCTTGAATACCGCCGTCATCCTCACCGGCGCTCTGGTGGGCGTCATCGTCCTGTGGCCCTGGATAGACGCCGTCCTCGAACGGCTCGCGCCCAAAAAGGACATCGGCGTCTATGTCGGCATCGTCGCGTTCGTCCTCTTTTTGATACTCACCGTCTGGGAGGCCATGGTCTGA
- a CDS encoding alginate export family protein, protein MMIASGESRTLIGVVAVVFLTFYEASDAALGQASGTAPPVAAETATTQPAEKEPTTQPAPPTPPKYLDLRYNEDYSYLDGPEGSYQKDLFDPIKRMHITDDLTLSIGGEIRGRLEAETNTTFGSREPAQDTYFLHRSLLHVDVHYRKLARVFVQGINAMIEDRDLPLLPVHENRFDFHQAFFDLRFFGEDVPLTLRFGRQELAYGRERFVSPLDWSNTRRRFDGVKLFYESEKFDIDFFYMRPIVIDLSEGLNRKLDEYRAEQHFYGIYTRYKGFKDHYIENYFFALRDTGDLTNANGRVGDLSLFTMGGRAGGKKGQFDYDGELAGQWGKFAGDTIQAWLAAVDAGWTAKVPWSPRLGVGFDFGSGDEDPNDRMHQTANQLFPLGHAHLGYLDLFGRQNVLASNVNLTAKPHEKVTTRLAWYTFWNDEVRDALYNSGGGITRRDPLGNAGHDVGNELDLTIGVTLDRHTSLLFGYSHFWGNNYIRSTGPSQDADLLYFQYSFKF, encoded by the coding sequence GTGATGATCGCCTCGGGCGAATCGCGCACTCTTATCGGAGTCGTCGCTGTTGTTTTCCTCACCTTCTATGAAGCGAGCGACGCCGCGTTGGGCCAGGCATCAGGCACGGCCCCACCGGTCGCCGCCGAGACGGCAACCACTCAGCCCGCCGAAAAGGAGCCGACGACACAGCCCGCGCCTCCAACGCCGCCGAAATATCTCGATCTTCGATATAACGAGGACTACAGCTACCTCGACGGCCCCGAGGGCAGCTATCAGAAGGATCTCTTCGACCCCATCAAGCGAATGCACATCACCGACGATCTCACCTTGAGCATCGGCGGCGAGATCAGAGGTCGGCTTGAAGCAGAGACCAACACCACCTTCGGCAGCCGCGAGCCGGCCCAGGACACCTACTTCCTCCACCGCAGTCTGTTGCACGTCGATGTGCACTACAGAAAACTCGCCCGCGTTTTCGTCCAGGGCATCAACGCCATGATCGAGGATCGTGACCTCCCGCTCCTGCCAGTCCACGAAAACCGGTTCGATTTCCATCAGGCCTTTTTCGATCTGCGTTTTTTCGGGGAGGACGTGCCGCTGACTCTGCGCTTTGGCCGGCAGGAACTGGCCTACGGCAGGGAGCGATTCGTCAGCCCGCTGGACTGGTCAAATACCCGGCGGCGCTTTGACGGCGTCAAGCTCTTCTACGAAAGCGAAAAATTCGACATCGACTTCTTCTACATGCGCCCGATCGTCATCGACCTCTCCGAGGGCCTGAACCGCAAGCTCGACGAGTATCGCGCCGAGCAGCACTTCTACGGCATCTACACCAGGTACAAGGGCTTCAAGGATCACTACATCGAGAACTACTTCTTCGCCCTGCGCGACACCGGTGACCTGACCAACGCCAACGGACGCGTCGGCGACCTGTCGCTCTTCACCATGGGCGGGCGAGCCGGCGGGAAGAAGGGCCAGTTCGACTACGACGGCGAGCTCGCCGGTCAGTGGGGCAAGTTCGCGGGCGACACGATTCAGGCCTGGCTCGCCGCGGTCGATGCCGGTTGGACGGCGAAGGTGCCCTGGAGCCCGCGCCTCGGTGTGGGTTTCGATTTCGGCAGCGGCGATGAGGACCCCAACGACCGGATGCACCAAACGGCAAATCAGCTCTTCCCGCTGGGCCATGCCCACCTGGGCTATCTCGACCTCTTCGGCAGACAGAATGTCCTGGCCTCAAACGTCAACCTGACCGCCAAGCCGCATGAGAAGGTGACGACGCGCCTCGCCTGGTACACCTTCTGGAACGATGAGGTGCGCGACGCCCTCTACAATTCCGGCGGCGGCATCACCCGGCGCGACCCCCTCGGCAACGCCGGTCACGACGTCGGCAACGAGCTGGACCTCACCATCGGCGTCACGCTCGACCGCCACACGTCGCTGCTCTTTGGCTACTCGCACTTCTGGGGCAACAACTACATCCGCTCCACCGGGCCCAGCCAGGACGCCGACCTGCTCTACTTTCAATACTCGTTCAAGTTCTAA